The Tursiops truncatus isolate mTurTru1 chromosome 11, mTurTru1.mat.Y, whole genome shotgun sequence genomic sequence CTGAAGCAGCGGGATGGCTGAGTTGAGCTCTGGACGTTCTGTGCTGCTCCAGAGGTGGTGGTATGTGGCTGGGGTCCCATGGAGGCATGGCAGCTCCAGTCTCGGGGTTGAGGGACGGTGTCCTGTCTAGTGCTGCAGGAAGTCTGATTAGGAAGAGGGGCACAGTCTCAGGATCTCGGGGAGGATGGAGCAGAGCCAGGAGAGGCCAGGTGGAGTCTTGGAGGACTGCTGGGGGACAGGGAAGTGTCAAGGTGGCTGAGTGAGGGAGCCAGTCTGGCAGGCTTCCTGGTACAGGGGAGGGTAAGAAGGAGAGCTGGGAGGTAAGAGGTCTCAGGTAGGAGGAGTGAAAGGCTGGTGACCCATCTCCAAGGCACGAGGCGTTTGTTCTTAGGAGGGGAGGAGGTTGTGAGGTGCCtctggggaagggcagagggtaCGGAGATGGCATGGGAACAGTAGCACTGGGAATCCTTTCCCCCTCACCTCCATGTAATgggtgaagggagagaggagTGTGGGGTGGTGATCACCAGAGGTCCTCTGAACTCAAAGATTCCCCACCTTCCCAGGATGTGGACTGCGCCTACCTCTGCAAGTCAGACCTGGAGGCCAACTCAGAGGCCCTGATTCAGGAGATCGACTTCCTGCGGCGACTGTATGAGGAGGTGAGGGGCTGTGGTCCAGGCAGAAAACCAGCAGCTGGCCTGGAAGAGAGGGCGTTGGTCTGGGATCAGAGTGGGACAGGGATTGGGGCAGGAGCTGCAGTCCGTGAGTCTGTCAGAGAGGGCGGGGGCTAGAGACCAAGGAGGGCTGAGAAGGTTGGGTACACACTGTGGTGAGGGAGGGGATGGTATAAACCACACgcatcctcccaccccaccatctGCAGGAGATCCGAGTTCTCCACACTCACATCTCAGACGCCTCGGTCATCATCAAGATGGACAACAGCCGGGACCTGAATATGGACAGCATTGTGGCCGAGATCAAGGCGAACTATGACGACATTGCCGGCCGCAGTCGGGCCGAGGCTGAGAGCTGGTACCGCAGCAACGTGAGTGTCTCAGGGCACCTGCCTCCTAGACATGGTGGGAGGGATGGGTGGTATATATTAACAAGGCTTCTTTTGCCTGGGGACTCTGATTCCTAGAGGTGGTGAAAGAAGTGCAGACCCCTCTCAGGTTATAGTAGCAGGACGTGGCTACCACGTATGGTTGCACAGGCTGAGTACTGTACAATTTGCAAATCATCTGTTGTGTCCTGAGTGGGTGGGATGTCCCATCCTGAGTTTCATGAgcctctctgcttccctccaGTGTGAGGAGATGAAGGCCACGGTGCTCCGGCATGGGGAGACCCTGCGCCGTGCCAAGGAGGAGATCAACGAGCTGAACCGCGTGATCCAGAGGCTGACGGCCGAGGTCGAGAATGCCAAGTGCCAGGTAGGGGTCGTTTGAGGCCCACCCAGGGTGCCACAGGCAGTGTGTGCACCCAACTGGATCTCACCTTTCATTCTCCAGCCCATCTGCATGACCTGAGTCCCAGGTTGTGGTCACTTAAGGAAACCCAGGTGATGAAGAGGAGAGACCTGTTCCTGGGGTGATCCCAGCTGGCCAGGAGAGACTGGATGTGTCCATGAAGTGGACACAGAGACCCAGGGACCATAACTCACCTTGTTCTCTTCTGGGCCTTTAGAACTCCAAGTTGGAGGCCACTGTGACCCAGGCGGAGCAGCAGGGCGAGGTGGCCCTTAATGATGCCCGCTGCAAGCTGGCCGGGCTGGAGGAGGCCCTGCAGAAGGCCAAGCGGGACATGGCCTGCCTGCTCAAGGAGTACCAGGAGGTGATGAACTCCAAGCTGGGCCTGGACATCGAGATCGCCACCTACAGGCGCCTGCTGGAGGGCGAGGAGCACAGGTGGGGCCCATCCCAGCCTGGCCCTGAGCTGCCCATTCCCACCCTTTCCACAAGCACCACCCTTGATCCTGGCCGAGCAATGGCCAGGGATCTGGGACAAACCTATCATTTATCactttggggtggggggcggtttGTGAGGACTATTACTTTTgaccctctgccccctccttcctGACCACTTGTGAACCCCACCCCAGGAATTTGTAGAGCTCTGTCGGCAACTTTGGCTCAGTCGCTAATattgcttttttcctcttccctctcagaCTGTGTGAAGGCGTTGGGGCCGTGAATGTCTGTGAGTAACCTAGGCCCTGTGTGGATGAATTTACTCTCTTCCTGTAAGGGATGGAAGGAGGAGTTCCACtggacctaaatataagagtgGGCTGGCATCACAGGAGGAGGGATTTGGGTTAGACAAGAAGCAAGGACCACTTCGTTGGGACTAGAGTTGTTAAGTAAAGATGCTTGGAGAGGTGCATCGTCGGGGATGCGGGAGACTTGGCCCCCCAGAATTTTGACTAAGCCTTTGGGGTTCGCAGGTGTCAGCAGCTCCCGGGGCGGGGTCGTCTGCGGGGACCTCTGCGTGTCCGGCTCCCGGCCGGTGACTGGCAGCGTCTGCAGCGTCCCCTGCAGCGGGAACCTGGCGGTGAGCACCGGCCTGTGTGGGCCCTACGGCCCCTGCAGCTCCGTCACGTCTTGCGGCGTGGGCTCCCGCGCCAGCAGCTGCCGCAAATGTTAAGCGCCCCAACTCAGGCCCGCGCCGGGCAACCCTTCCGCGCAGCCCGGCAGGGCCCGCCTTgcctggccccgccccgcccacctcTGGGCGGAGCAAGCCCTAGGCTACTTCGCTGGCTCTTTGAAAGGTCCCTCCCACTCCTAACATCTCAAGCCTGTGTGTGATCCCCTCTTCCCGGGCTCTGCCGCCCACGCTGGGAAAGGCTACCCTAGAAAGAAGTCTCTTTGGCCATCACAGGAAGGGGACTCCGGGGCAGGGGGGACCAGGATTAGGACCTGGGCTGCTATGGGGCCAATAGCCAACGCTCCCACTCTGTCCCAGCATCACCCCTTCCTTCTCTGCCGTGTTCCTCTCCTTGATCTGTATTTCCAATAAATCAATATAGCCAACGCTGGGCCTTGTCTGCACTTCTGCTATCTTCCTCAGGGGTCGAGGTTTGGGAGGGTCCCCAAAGTCACATGGAGCAGAAAAGCCCTAGATGTGGGGTCTCCACTAGTCTTTTGTCCCTGGGCTCACAGCACTCTCAGATTTTGCCAAGGATTGTGCTACGCCGCCCCATCCTGTAATTTTATCCATACCGCCTTCACAGTATCTCTTGCAGAGCTCAGGGACCCGCAGTAGCCAGGGCAGGGTCCCACCCTGAGTTCGGTGGCacagctggggtttgaaccccgTGAGCATGTTTAGTGCTCATTTCACTAAACCACAGCTGCCTCCCAGAGAACGTATCTGTGCACATCTGTAAACCTATGGGTAGATGCACCAGTCACTCAAAGCTTAAGGAAACATCACTCCTGTTTGGTGGGGAAGACTCAAGCCTGAGTAACTTACAAGAATTCTTTAAGGGGTGAATATATGAAGATGACTTAAACTTTCAAAAAGCCTTTGACATGGCtgtctttttttaatggagtCCTTTTGGGGTTTGGAGACCTTCCATAGCTGATAAATTGCCTCAAAGCTAGAAAACAGCACGTGGCAAGAAGATGATGTGGTGTAGAGGTGAGCACACAGACCCTGGAGCCAAACTGCATGGGTTCAAAACTGAACTCTGTTCCTAGCTGAGTGACTTCGGGCCATTTAcgtaccctctctgtgcctccgtttctaTATGTctaaagtgaaaatgagaaaaagagcaTTTTTCTTTTACCTCCTAGGGTTGTTGCGAGGATTAAGGAATTTCGTATACATAAAATACTTAGTGCCTACCACGAAATAATCACAATATGCATTTATCATCAGTAGCATTCTTTTGCAGAATACAAAGTAGAAATCCCTCCTGGGATCAGGGCCATGGGCAGCCTCTCATTACACTTATATGATCAGAGATCGCAAGCACAGAAAGAAAACCCCACGTCTTCCAGGCCATCAAGCTCCTTCACGCAGGAAACCATCCCCGCCACACTGATGAAGATATTACAAGTGCTGGTGGGAGTGGAGAGATGGCCCCTCAGCTTCACTATAGGCCAAGGCAAGTCCCTGAACATACatctgtacagcagagtgaatctcTAAACTTCCAGTGCCGGGCCCAGGAAACTATAGCAGAAATGGAAGTGCCCATCCCCACCTCTAAGTGTGATAGAAATAAATTGATAATATTGAGAGATCAGAAGTGAGCGGTCTGAAAAGACACTGGCTCTTTTAAAAGATAGGATTAATTCCAGGTCTCCTGGCAACCAATGTGTCCCCTCCACCCTCCAATGGAATTCTGAGGACAGAGCCCTCAGAGAGTTCCAGAACATGCAACTGTTCTAACCAGCCCTCTGTGCTGTGACATCACACAGCTCAGAAGCAGGCCTTGTCTGGAGTCCAGACCGTGTGAAGACCTAGTTGTCCTAAATAGTCAATGCCCTTCCACCATCACCACCCAgctgcccccactcccacccctcacctGGCTCTTGGTGCTGTTCACCTCCACTGTCGGCCACTGGATGGCCTAGTTAAGCCTGTTCAGCTCCTCCTTGCTGTGACGCAAGCTCTGCCTGTGTTTCTGCACCGTTATCTTTATCTCCTCACATTGTGGAGTCGGGGCAGCCAAGCATGGGAGAGGATCAGGGAGATGAGGAGAGCAGCAAGGGTACTCGACTGAGGCCAGGAAGACCGAGCATTTAACTCCTCTGGGcctccatctctccatctgtaagatggggatgatCATCTTTCCTAACCCCAAAGGTTGCTGAGAGAATGAAATGCACTTGGCTGGCACAATGGTGGGTGAGCCACCAGGCCTGGAGATGCCAAAGGTAACGTGAACTCAGCCACAAAGGGCAACAACGCAGGGCGGCAGTCTGTTGAGTC encodes the following:
- the LOC101323852 gene encoding keratin, type II cuticular Hb1, giving the protein MTYGSGFGGRAFSCFSACGTRPSRCSITAAPYRGISCYRGLTGGFGSRSLCEGFRTGSCGRSFGYRSGGVCGPSPPCITTVSVNESLLAPLNLEIDPNVQCVKHEEKEQIKCLNNRFAAFIDKVRFLEQQNKLLETKWQFYQNRQCCESNLEPLFQAYIQTLRREAECVEADSGRLASELSHMQEVLEGYKQKYEAEVALRVTAENEFVALKKDVDCAYLCKSDLEANSEALIQEIDFLRRLYEEEIRVLHTHISDASVIIKMDNSRDLNMDSIVAEIKANYDDIAGRSRAEAESWYRSNCEEMKATVLRHGETLRRAKEEINELNRVIQRLTAEVENAKCQNSKLEATVTQAEQQGEVALNDARCKLAGLEEALQKAKRDMACLLKEYQEVMNSKLGLDIEIATYRRLLEGEEHRLCEGVGAVNVCVSSSRGGVVCGDLCVSGSRPVTGSVCSVPCSGNLAVSTGLCGPYGPCSSVTSCGVGSRASSCRKC